From the genome of Thunnus thynnus chromosome 1, fThuThy2.1, whole genome shotgun sequence, one region includes:
- the emc8 gene encoding ER membrane protein complex subunit 8, translating into MPIQLTSQAYCKMLLHAAKYPHCAVNGLLVAEKTKEKKKDSHHDPVLCVDCVPLFHGTLALAPMLEVALTLIDTWCKENNYVIAGYYQANERTKDSRPNQVAEKVAARISENFSEAAIVMVDSSRLKMSCIEPIVLIYDHHENKWKSREVTCDSFEDWSEAQKITSALLEGRSYENLIDFDNHLDDLRNDWTNPVINKSVLDLC; encoded by the exons ATGCCTATTCAATTGACGAGTCAGGCTTACTGTAAAATGCTTTTACACGCTGCCAAGTATCCTCACTGCGCCGTGAACGGGTTGCTGGTGGCAGAAAAGacgaaggagaaaaagaaagacagccACCATGATCCAGTCTTATGTGTGGACTGTGTGCCACTGTTCCACGGTACTCTAGCTCTGGCACCAATGCTAGAAGTTGCTTTAACACTG ATCGATACTTGGTGCAAAGAAAACAATTACGTCATTGCTGGATATTACCAAGCCAATGAGCGCACAAAGGATTCAAG ACCCAACCAAGTTGCAGAAAAAGTGGCTGCGAGGATTTCTGAGAACTTCAGTGAAGCAGCAATTGTTATG gtGGACAGCAGTAGATTAAAAATGAGCTGTATCGAGCCCATTGTGCTTATCTATGATCATCATGAAAACAAGTGGAAAAGCAGAGAAGTAACCTG TGACTCTTTTGAGGACTGGAGTGAAGCACAGAAGATCACATCTGCTCTGTTAGAGGGCAGGTCTTACGAGAACTTGATTGACTTTGACAATCACTTGGATGATCTAAGGAACGACTGGACCAACCCTGTGATCAACAAGTCCGTCCTGGATCTGTGCTAA
- the gins2 gene encoding DNA replication complex GINS protein PSF2, with translation MDPSEVEFLAEKEMVKIIPNFSLDKIFLIGGDLGPFNPGLPVDVPVWLALNLKQRQKCRVIPPEWMEVEKLEEMRDLERKEDAFTPVPSPYYMELTKLLLNHASDNIPKADEIRTLVKDIWDTRIAKLRLSADSFISQQEAHAKLDNLTLMEINTIRAFLLDSLNCMYKLRSNLQPGSSKGQFMDY, from the exons ATGGATCCCTCGGAGGTTGAGTTCCTCGCCGAGAAAGAAATGGTGAAGATAATACCAAATTTCAGTCTAGACAAGATCTTTTTGATCGGG GGCGACCTGGGTCCCTTCAACCCTGGACTACCCGTTGATGTTCCTGTGTGGCTGGCTCTCAAcctgaaacagagacagaaatgtaGAGTTATTCCTCCTGAGTGGATGGAAGTTG AGAAACTGGAGGAGATGCGAGATCTTGAGAGGAAAGAGGATGCCTTTACACCCGTTCCCAGTCCTTACTACATGGAGCTGACCAAACTGCTACTGAACCA cGCGTCTGACAACATCCCTAAAGCAGATGAGATCCGTACGCTGGTGAAAGACATCTGGGACACACGAATTGCCAAACTCCGCCTCTCTGCCGACAGCTTCATCAGTCAGCAAGAGGCTCATGCCAAG CTGGACAACCTGACTCTGATGGAGATCAACACCATACGAGCGTTCCTTCTTGATTCTCTCAACTGCATGTACAAACTACGCTCCAATCTGCAGCCTGGCTCCAGTAAAGGACAGTTCATGGACTATTGA